In a single window of the Pseudopipra pipra isolate bDixPip1 chromosome Z, bDixPip1.hap1, whole genome shotgun sequence genome:
- the LOC135406792 gene encoding uncharacterized protein LOC135406792, which yields MGSSFSGLFELPRRTDRVMGTEWSCPICHDEQEGVSYVIPCGHKFCMGCILRWAEKKPECPLCRRLIESVRFSLQEQKYLECVITLPEESPEGSSQAEGALGLLDGNSCHRPAGSPPSSPQWTLSPAEQGAAGTGAVAGLLPKVWAQLFKRKEHLLDPVLPWLCQRLEAIFGSRWWLAVRAEKSILYTLCLWGPDKEVMLQMLQPLLEQCTEQLVDGIISIIVGQCSEEAQRLLHSHAAGEEDNSPEASSCSTSSQGGTSTWPPSPASSPAGSNMEDQPSTTEAALCAL from the coding sequence ATGGGGAGCAGCTTCTCAGGACTCTTTGAGTTGCCAAGGAGAACAGACAGGGTCATGGGGACAGAGTGGAGCTGCCCTATCTGCCATGATGAGCAAGAGGGTGTCTCTTATGTGATACCCTGTGGCCACAAATTCTGCATGGGCTGCATCCTGCGTTGGGCCGAGAAGAAACCAGAGTGCCCACTGTGCAGAAGACTGATAGAGTCTGTCAGGTTTTCTCTGCAGGAACAAAAGTATCTGGAGTGTGTCATCACACTCCCTGAAGAATCACCAGagggcagcagccaagcagaagGAGCTCTTGGCCTCCTGGATGGAAACAGCTGCCATCGCCCTGCAGGgtcccctccctcttctccacaGTGGACACTCTCCCCAGCTGagcagggggctgcagggactggggCCGTGGCTGGCCTCCTGCCCAAGGTCTGGGCACAACTCTTCAAAAGAAAGGAGCATCTCCTTgaccctgtgctgccctggctgtgccagagGCTGGAGGCAATATTTGGGTCCCGATGGTGGCTGGCAgtgagagcagagaagagcatCTTGTACACCCTGTGCCTCTGGGGTCCAGACAAGGAGGTCATGCTCCAGATGCTGCAGCCTCTCCTTGAGCAATGTACAGAACAGCTGGTTGATGGCATCATCAGCATCATTGTGGGTCAGTGCAGCGAGGAGGCCCAGAGGCTGCTGCACTCCCatgctgctggggaggaggacaACAGCCCTGAggccagctcctgctccaccaGCTCCCAAGGAGGCACTTCCACTTGGCCCCcaagccctgccagcagccctgcaggCTCCAACATGGAGGACCAACCCAGCACAACAGAAGCTGCCCTCTGTGCCCTCTGA